In Acidobacteriota bacterium, the DNA window TGCGCGGCTATCAGCTTGACGCCAGGATCTCCTGCGAAGAATCCATCCGCAGGAAGGCCAGCGGAGAGTGATGCGAGGAGAACTGTGAACCCGATAGCCGCGACCCACGCGCGACGACTGGACATGCAACGGCAGGGTACTACAACGGCACGCAGGTCTTCCAAGCGATATCCCAGTAGCTCTTGAAACGTGACAGCGTCGACTCTTCAAAGCTCGTGCTATACGCCGCTGACTAGCGAAGGCGACGGCCGCATCAAGGAGGCGCCACCAAGACGAGAGTCTCGCCGGGCGATCTGCGCCATCAAGTCGATTCCGGCACATAGCATCACTTGCCGCTTCTCGATCTCCTCGTGGTCACCACTCGCGGGCGGAGCTGCTGAAGCCCGGCCGGTCAACTGGGGCTGAAGAGGTCTCACACATGCGGCAAGGAAATCGGACCTCGCCCTGCGGTCCGTGGTAGCAGCATCAGACAGACCGCACGTCGGCGCGTCGTTACACCTTTTTCCACCGTGTGCCTGGATCGCCGCACACGTGCGCGCGCCGTTGCGGTCCGACGTTTTCGTTACCTGACTCACACACTTGAACGCCCTCGACGTGGGCGCCGCAGTCTCGGTGTCCATTCAGCGGGTCCGGTTTGTGGAACATCAATTGCGGCCCCTCACTGTAACTCTGTTGTCGTCGGGCGTGCCGTTGGCGAGCGCGCGCGCATTATCGAGGGGGGCCCATGTATCCGCGTCGAACTCTGGCTGTCGTGTTCATGCTCTTCGTCGTGACGTCTAATCGGCTCTCGGCACAGGCTCACTATCCAATCCTGCAAGTCGAGCCGACGATGAACACCGTTCCGATCCCCAACGGCGTTCCATTTCGAGATGCCTGCCTGAACCCCGGTTCATGGCCGACAGGCTGGGAGCGTACCGACTTCTTCGGCAACGCTCACCAGTTCATGGCTACTCTCAGTGACGGCGAACTCGCGCAGTGCTTCTCCAACATCCGAGCGGCGGGCAAGCGTCTCGTTGTCGCGACGGGCGCGCTCAAGCCCCATTGCACAACGGCCGCGGCGTGTTGGGCCGGGGTCGTGGGTAATTTTCGTCGATTCCGCGATCTCGGCGGGACGCCCGACTACCTCGAGATTGACGAGCCGTTGACCACTGGCCAGCAGCCGATGGATTACTGGTACGCCGTGCAGCAAACGGCGGAGTTCATCCGACTCGCCCGGAGCGAACCGGGACTTGGCGGCATGCAGGTCATCCTGCAGGAAGCGTATCCAACCCAGACTGCCGCGACGTTGAGCGCGTTCTACCGTGACGTGAATAACGAGACAATCGCCAGGACGGGATGGGGCATCCAGTATGCCCAACTTGATCACGACTGGAACGCCGGCGGCAGTGTCAGCGACTTGGTCTCGATCCAGAACTCGGTGCGCGCAAACGGAATGAGCTTCGGGGTCATCTTCTGGGCCGCGGGATCGTGGGGATGGTACGACGGGCTGATGCAGCAGGGGGAAATGTACCGGAACATGCGCCGCTCGGGCCTTGCGCCCGACATGTACGCGGTCATCAACTGGACCGGCGCGCCGACAACCACGCTCGCGGAATGGGACGGGACGTGGGCGTTCATGAGGTCCGTCCGTGACTTCTCGCTCACGTACACGCCGACGCCCAGCGGCTTCGGGCTACGGTCGAATGAGGCGCTCTATGCAGGCCAATCCCGGACGTCTGCCGACGGCCGCTTCACGCTCATCTACCAGGGGGACGGTAATCTTGTGCTCTACTACGGAAGTCAGCCGCTCTGGGATTCCGGCACTTGGGGCACATCACCAGGCCAGGCGGTCATGCAGGGAGACGGGAATCTCGTGGTCTATGACGCCAGCGGCTACGCGAGGTGGGCCTCGGGCACATCGGGCTACAACGGCGCCTACCTCGTGGTCCAGAGCGACGGAAACTTGGTGATCTACAGCGGCGTGTACCCGGTCTGGGCGAGCAACACGGCCTGGTACTAACTAACAACAGCCGAACACCACCGTCTGGCGCTCGTACGCGGCGAGCTCGCCCGCTGGCCACGCTCACGCCGACCCCATTGGCCGCCACGAAGAATCGAGAAGGGAGCGAACTGAGATCGCTCCCTTCTCGGCTAGGATCCGTCCCGAGTCTTGTGGAAATTGCCTGATGGCGTAACCGGCTGCTGACGGTTGACCACTCTACGTCCTCACGCGACTTTCTTCCACTCCTTCTCGAGGAACGACGGCAGCTTCGTGTAACCATCGATTTTTCGCGGTTGAATCTGCCCGAAAGCGACCAGGCCGTAGACCACGGTCAGCGCGGCGGCTTCGGTGCTGAACGACGCCTGCGTTTTCGTCCGACGACGAAATTCGCGATTGAGATTCTCGATCGTGCTGGTGGTCCGAATCGATTTCCACGTCTCCTGGGGGAAGGCATAGAAGGTCAGGAGCTCCAGACCGGCTTCTTCCAGCGATTTCGCGACCGCTGGGCAGAGCGTCGACCACTTCTTCACGAACGCATCATGGGCGGCGCGTCCGGCGCGGCCATCGTCGGCGTAGATGATGCGGTCGTAGTCGCGTTTCATCTCTGCACGCGCATGCTGGGGACAATGCGCCTTCAGATTTTCGAGCTTGTGGGTGGCACAGCGCTGGATGCGGACGCCGTCCCACTGTTTCAACGCGTTCTTCAAGCCGGCATTGCCATCGACGACGAGCAGGAGCGGTGCCGCGAGGCCCCGCTGCTGAAGGTCGGTGACGACCGCGCCCCAGGTCACCTCGGCCTCGGATGCGGCGAGGCGCAGCTGCAGCAAGCATTTCTGGCCGTTTTCCGCCACGCCGAGCGCCGCAAGCACCGGCACCGAGACGACGCGTTTCGCCAGGCGGACCTTCAGATGGAACCCGTCGAGGAAGATCACCGCGTAGCGCTCTGTCGAGAGATCGCGATCCTGCCACGTGGCAAACAGCGCCTTCAGACGGGCCACGATCCGCGACACCGCGCTCTTGGAGAGGTGCCGCTCGCCGACAGCGGTTTCAGCGCAGTCCGGATGCGGCGGCTATTCACGCCCCCCAGATAGCCGAGAATCGCCTCGTCGATCTCACGCGTCCGTCGCGCATAGCGAGGCAGCAGCTGGCTGTGCAACTCCTGCGTCGCGCTTCGCTGCCGACGATTCGCCCGCGCGGCACGATGACCGCCCGCGGTCCCTCCGGCGTGGTGATCGTCCGCTCTCTGCTGCCGTTGCGGTACCCCCGGCGTTGCTCCGTGCGCTCGTGACGAATCGAAGGACTCGACGTACAGGGCATCTTGGCGTTTGCAGAGCGCGTTTTTGGTCTGGTTACACCAAATAGATGGGCTTCGTCGCGCAGGTTTTATGGGGCGATTTCCGCGCACCTCATCCGTTCCCACTGACCGACGGCCTCGGCGCCCGACTGAAGTGGCGCCGCCAGGGCAACCATCGCGTCGTTTGATTCTACCGTGCTGGCCGAAGCACGCGCATTCCAAAATCTCGCATCGCGTCACGCTGTTTTTCCGTGAACGACACATCGAGTCCGAGAATCTGCCCCGCAATTACATCGGCGCGCAGCAGTTGGATGAACTCCACCAACGTGATCTCCGCCGATGCGTTATCCAGCGACGCTGAGGGATCCAAATCAAGGGCGCGCAGGCGGTCTGAAGCGTCGATGGTGGTCGCTTGCGGGCTTTTCGGATCGAGAACAAAACGCAGCACCAGCCCGCGAATAGCGTTGGGGTTGACGTTTAGGCCGGCTCCGATTCGGATCTGTAATGTGCCTGGCGGCTCAACCGGCGGCCGCTGTGGCAAACGAGCGGACAACACCAGCGTGAGGGTGCCGTGCTGGCCTGAGGGTAATAGGCCCAGCGAAATCTCGGTCTCTCGGGTACTGGAAATAACTTCGCTGCGGATCTCTCCATCACGCCACTTCGCTGCCAGCACATCCTGTAGCTGACGAGCGACCGCGAGACCCGCTTCTCCAACAGCGGCACGTGCGATCGCACGTGCCGCGCCAACAGCTCCGATGACAAGAAGAACAAGAACAAGTGCGGTTCTCATCTCGCGGCGGCCTCCACGCCGCCCGCGATCTCTGCAGCCAAGTGTAACCTCGCATCCATTGCTACGGCCCAGCCAAGCCGCCGACGTGGCGATACAGCGATAGCGCGGGATTCGCCAGGGCGACACACGATCCGTCGGTAGCGCCACCGAACTGTGAATCCGTCGTTGACTGGAGGAGATGTCGCAAACGGTATAGCCATTCGCTCACATCCGTGGTGTTTAGGTACCAGTCGTTCATGAAGGCGCACCACTCCTGGAGGAGTGCTGACCGATCCGAATCGGTCAACGTAATGGACAGCAGTGACTCGAACAGAATCGCCTTCTCGTTCCAATAGTCGTTCGGAGAAGTTTCGTCGGATCCATTCCACGCACGAAGCTTGGCCAGGAACTCGTGCAGCCGCTGGCGCCACAGGTTCGACTGCCGGTTTGTGATCTCGCGCTGATCGGGAAACCGCAGCTCTGTGGCGTCTAAATGGAGCGTTCGTGCGGAATCCGAGCGCCAGTACCCTGGCTCATCTACTGCTTCAGTCAACCCAGAGAACTCGATGTCCCGTTCGGTAATCGGTGGTGGTTGCACACCACCGCTGGCCGCAGCCAACGCAGCATTCACTATCGGAAGTGTCACCTTCGAAAGCGTCGTCGGACGTTCGAGCGAGTCTTTGCACCGCTTCGAACTCGCGTGCCGAATGAGGTAGCCCCTGAGCGCAGCCAAGAGACTCGCGCTGGAAACACCACGGTCCTCCGCGACTCTTGCCAGATTGATAACCGCAGCTAGGTCGGCCATCGTGTTGTCGCTGAAGGTACGATCGTCGGCTGTTAGGCTTTGCAGGTCCTGAGCGAAGGCAAACACCAGGCGGTTCCACTCGGGCGACGAAATCTGAAGGGCCACCAGTAAATCGGCGACAGGCTTGATCTGTGCGGCAGAAGATAGACGCAAGTGGGACTCTAAGAACAGCAAGTGCTCGTCTCTCGCTCGCTCAACCGGGTCGAATCCACGAGAAAACACAGCGTGGAGCACTTGGTAGTAGTCGTCCACGTTGGGCACCAGCAGCGACGTGCAAGCCACAGGTCCAAGAGCCAGGTCGGTTGCCATGAAGCGTTGCTTGGCACCGTATGGAGTAATGTTCAGCAATAGCCGTACGAGTCGGAGGGATAGCGACGCGCGGTCCAGGCCCATCAGCATGCC includes these proteins:
- a CDS encoding IS256 family transposase, with amino-acid sequence MSRIVARLKALFATWQDRDLSTERYAVIFLDGFHLKVRLAKRVVSVPVLAALGVAENGQKCLLQLRLAASEAEVTWGAVVTDLQQRGLAAPLLLVVDGNAGLKNALKQWDGVRIQRCATHKLENLKAHCPQHARAEMKRDYDRIIYADDGRAGRAAHDAFVKKWSTLCPAVAKSLEEAGLELLTFYAFPQETWKSIRTTSTIENLNREFRRRTKTQASFSTEAAALTVVYGLVAFGQIQPRKIDGYTKLPSFLEKEWKKVA